The bacterium genomic interval GGATGAGCGTCCTGGCGGCCTGCGTGGCGGTCTACCTGATCGCCAGAACCGGCCACACGCCGGACGCCGCCCGCACCCTCACCTTCACGACGCTCGTTTTGGCATTTCTCGTGATCATCCTCGTCAACCGCTCGTGGAACAGGTCGCTCATCACCATGCTCCGCGTCCCCAACACCGCGTTCCGCTGGGTGACCGGCGGTACGCTGGCGCTCCTGGCCGCGATCCTGTACCTCCCGTTCGCGCAACGGATGTTCCACTTCGCGCCGCTGCACCCGAAAGACCTGGCGCTCAGCGCCGGGGCGGGACTATTGTGCGTCTTCTGGTTCGAGGCGCTCAAGCTGTACAGGCGGCGGGATCACGTCGGCGATCCAGCTCAATCGTCCCGGGGGGAGTGAAGAAGATGCACACTCGCTACGCCATCGACCAGGCGCGGGGGATCCGCGAAACCGCCGATGAGGCCGCCCAGATCCACGTCTTCGTGGCGCCGGACGAGAACGAGAAGGCGCACATCCTGGAGCGGTACGACCTCGATCCCTACGACCTGGACTCGGCGCTCGACACCGAGGAAGTCGCGCGCCTCGAGACGGCCGGCACCAACACCTTCATCGTGTGGAAGGCGCCCAAGAACGCCCAGGGCCAGGACCCCAGCCAGCTCGGCGTGTACTCGGTCGGCATCGTGCTGACGGAAAACCAGGTGGCGTTCGTGATGAGCGACGGCGCCATGCAGTTCTCCGCCAGGGAGTTCCGCAACTCCCGCAACCCCGCGGACGTGCTGCTGGGAGCCCTGCTGCGCACCATCCACCACTACGTCGAGCACCTGCGGGTCATCAAGCAGATCAGCAGCGACCTGGAACGGAAGATCACCGTCTCGATGGAGAACCGCTACCTGCTCCAGATGTTCGCCCTCGGCGAGAGCCTCGTCTACTACAGCGACGCCATCGAGGGCAACGGCGCCGTCCTCACCAAACTCCGCAACGCGGCCACCAAGCTGGGCATGTCCGAACCGCACATCGAACTGCTGGACGACATCATCCTCGAGAACAGGCAGGCGTCGCGGCAGGCCCACATCTACAGCTCGGTCCTCAGCGGCCTCATGGACGCCCGGGGCACGATCGTCAACAACAACATGAACGTCCTGCTCAAGAACCTCACCCTGATCAACATCGTGTTCTTGCCCCTCAACCTGATCGCCAGCATCGGCGGCATGTCGGAGTGGAGCATGATGACCCGGAGGTTCGACTGGCGCCTCTCGTACGGGCTGTTCACCGCGGGCATCGTGCTCATCGGGTGGGTCACCTGGATCGTCATGACGCGGATGATCGCCAGGAACGACGCCAGGGCGAGTTCGCGGAAGTAGCCGGGCTTATCGGACGGCACGGCCGGACACGATATCAACGGCACAAGTCAGTCCAGGAATCCGATCAGAAGCGTGTGCGCGAGGGCCCACAGGGCCGCCGCGGCCGATCCCACCGCGATCACATACCGCCGCCAGTCCCGCATGTCGGCCGGCTCGCAGTCCGCGGTCTGCCCGCCGAGCCGCGCGATGTCGACGTGGCGCAGGGCCACCATGCCGACGGCCACGATCCAGAACAGGACATCGAGCGCGGAGAACCGGGCCGTATCGCCGATCTTGAAGGTCAGGGCGAGCAGCAGGGCCGGGCCGACCGCCAGCCAGGACAGGCGGACGATCACGCCGAGACAACCGGTGGGTTCCTGAACGGGAGCGGGGGTGGGGGTAGAAGACGGAATCCGGGATCCGGCCATGTCGCCTCCAGAGTCGCCCGCATCGCGGACGGCGACGGGCATCCCCGTCGCTTGCTCTGGATGGCGGCCCGACCATCCTCGATCCTGCAGCAGCCCGTCATGGGCCGCGGCACCCTTCGCACCGCGGGAGCGCGCTCCCCGCGGACGACGCCATCGTCGATGGCTGAAGCCAGACTACGACAACATTTCCGTTCATGCAACCGATGCCTCGCCGGTCACTCCAGCTGCATGGCGACCGAGGCCCCGGCGGGGGCCTGCACCAGCACCCCGTCCAGGGCCGCGGACTGGTCCCATCCCCAGAGATCGAAGTACCGGGAGTGCCCCTCCAGCCGGTAGTGGAAGGAGAAGCGGGCGCGGACCTCGTCCGAGAAGACGTCGTCGTGGGGCGGGTACCAGCTCGCGAGGCGGAACGGCTGGCGGCCCCGCGGCACCAGCCACAGGTCGATGACGCCGGCGTCGAGGGCGGCGAGCGTGGCCTCGGGGATCTGGCGGTGGGCGCGGCGCGAGTCCATGAGCGAGACGGCGTCGATCAGCAGCGGGTTGCCGGAAAACGTGAGCAGCGGCCTGAGGTTGGCCAGGTGGTAGTAGTTGCTGTCGCCGCTGTACCCCATGCCGATGGCCCGGTCGGGATGCTCGGCGAGGATCCCCCGGATGTCGGCGGAGATCGCCGTGGAGTTTTCCATCCGCGAGCCCGCCAGCCGCGCGCTGCGGTAGCCCGACACGGATCCCGCGACGACCGCGGCGATCATGAAGGCCGCGACCGCGCCCAGCCGCCAGGAGGCGCCGCGGTCCGGAAAGAGCAGGCCGCGCATGCCCTCGGCGGGCCACAGCCGGGCCGCGAAGACCAGGTTGATGGGGATCATCGGCAGCAGGTGCACCTGGCCGGCGCCGGGCTTCATCGCCAGCACGATCACCGCCAGGGTCCCCGCGGCCCACGCCGTCACGA includes:
- a CDS encoding magnesium transporter CorA family protein, encoding MHTRYAIDQARGIRETADEAAQIHVFVAPDENEKAHILERYDLDPYDLDSALDTEEVARLETAGTNTFIVWKAPKNAQGQDPSQLGVYSVGIVLTENQVAFVMSDGAMQFSAREFRNSRNPADVLLGALLRTIHHYVEHLRVIKQISSDLERKITVSMENRYLLQMFALGESLVYYSDAIEGNGAVLTKLRNAATKLGMSEPHIELLDDIILENRQASRQAHIYSSVLSGLMDARGTIVNNNMNVLLKNLTLINIVFLPLNLIASIGGMSEWSMMTRRFDWRLSYGLFTAGIVLIGWVTWIVMTRMIARNDARASSRK
- a CDS encoding cation-translocating P-type ATPase C-terminal domain-containing protein; the encoded protein is MSVLAACVAVYLIARTGHTPDAARTLTFTTLVLAFLVIILVNRSWNRSLITMLRVPNTAFRWVTGGTLALLAAILYLPFAQRMFHFAPLHPKDLALSAGAGLLCVFWFEALKLYRRRDHVGDPAQSSRGE